In one Gossypium hirsutum isolate 1008001.06 chromosome D09, Gossypium_hirsutum_v2.1, whole genome shotgun sequence genomic region, the following are encoded:
- the LOC107892684 gene encoding protein PLANT CADMIUM RESISTANCE 9 — protein MASPAANRQSITTPNSGQWTTGLFDCFDDSSNCFMTWCCPFITFGRNVEIIDKGKTSPADAARTYYILGSFGFAFCYSYPYRKKLREQFSLKEQPCGDCLVHCCCIQCALCQEHRELINRGLDPTIGWAANVARMIQNEKVAPVVEAGMNRVAP, from the exons ATGGCATCACCAGCAGCGAATAGGCAGTCGATCACAACCCCAAATTCAGGGCAATGGACTACTGGTCTCTTTGATTGTTTTGATGATTCTAGTAACT GTTTCATGACATGGTGCTGTCCTTTTATCACCTTTGGCCGAAACGTGGAGATTATAGATAAAGGAAAAACAT CTCCTGCTGACGCAGCCCGAACTTACTACATACTAGGCAGCTTTGGTTTTGCATTTTGTTACTCGTATCCGTATCGAAAAAAACTAAGGGAACAATTTTCACTGAAGGAACAACCATGCGGTGATTGCCTTGTTCACTGCTGTTGCATCCAATGTGCTCTTTGTCAAGAGCATAGAGAGCTTATAAACCGTGGTTTAGACCCCACTATTG GTTGGGCAGCCAATGTAGCAAGAATGATCCAAAACGAGAAAGTAGCGCCTGTAGTTGAAGCGGGGATGAACCGCGTGGCTCCTTAA